The segment TCGCtgtcataatttaatgcatttttaatttttatgatttaataactataacacgTTTACTACAGGGTTTTATACTATcttctatttgatatttgttatatttctaattattttaaaaatgcaaaaagacaatataatagacatattattaactagtggttttaatactttaacttacgaacaaaaaaatcaaattaaacttaaaaatattaactaaatatgtaatactataatattattagattttcaataacaggGTTTTTCTTGTTCGTTGTTGTACGtagtttatgttaaataattttaagtctccCCAGAATATTAACTCACGAGCCGCTACTGATAACAAATAGCAGtgctctataaaataataattaaattatattttttttactttttcgtaatatgttataaatttatataactcaccTTTTTCGTCTTTTTCGATACTGGTTTCTTCTCCGGTTTTACAGCTAACCTTTTCGATGTACCTTTTTTTTGAGATGTTGTTGCAATATtatcctataattaaaatagacgaTAAGCTGATGAcggtttacaaaataaatttttcataaaatatttaatgtcttttaattaaaataattatatattatattataataaaaaaaataaaaaaaaataaaaaataaatgtttttttttacttacttcgGAAAATACAACCGACTCCTCGTCATCGCTTTTAAATGAGTAGCaggacattttttcaaaattaaattaattttattaaaaaaaaaagtctagaTTGTAAATCTGTTGAAGTAAACTGAATATACTGTATCGATGAgtctcttatatatatattatatataaccacTTCTACTCCTCctcttaagtttaaaataatcagttcAGCTAAAACACtaactagaataaaatttgaaaggtACGTCTTTTCAATTCGAAAAAATAGAATGTAATAACAAGTGCAATTTGTATCTAAAAGAATGTAATTGACTTCTACATTTCAATGTCAGATTTGAAaggttatatacaatttagcaAGGTACGTAAATTTAGCAaggtaagattaaaattaaataattggtgatagtaaacatgaaatagaaacgtacctatattttggAGACTACGCCgcccaaatagtttaatataaaagcggttgtggtagtattaagaattagacaTACAGCTAGTTCATATGTAGAAATCCTGCATATTACATTACTTCATTCCTGTTGCCCTAAGCTGATATTAGTTGGTTAGAtttagaataatgaatattaatatattaaataattggattacgaacatagtttaaataatcgtttatatatatatatatatatatatatacacatatattttaaagattaaaaaatatgtatttaaataattggttatagtaaaatatgaaatagaaacGTATAGTCGAATTTCCTGTTTACCATGACACGCACGTATATTTTTGGGGGACTACtcccaaatagtttaatataaaatgggttgtggtagtattaagaattagacaAAGTTAAGCTTCACTTACGCATAGACCGATGACATTGttctatacttaacaataCATCGAGcttgcttttattatattcagtgaataaataactttaattttaaatttcttacacATACGACAAAGTGGACTTCGTCGTTGAATCGTGCTGAACCATCTTCACCAAGACCGTTCACTACAACTAGAagccagtatatttttttttcaagcatcTCCACGCTAACAGAAATGTAAGTACTATTACTTTACTACTATTAActagctttaaattaaatatttactattataattttctactataaaaaatgattccatttaataatggtattttacataatttacaccACAAATAGGTTcatttgtatcaaaaatataacatgtatttgcgttacataaataaataaattttagtttttttttttttttttacaccacgttaaaaaaaaaaacgaaatgaaatatgtaatttgtaccagccctaaaattgagtatagtacgaaacattttgaatagttcAAAAAGATTAGTGTGtagtacaacatttaaaagtatgtcatttattataataataataatatgtttaattttatatcttcacatttttttttttccaaaccacATATACACAGATACatcgtaaacaatattttgtgttgttacgtcttatacacttaattttagttattattatttttttgttataattagctTAGTTATAGTAAATGTACGGTATGTACACGGAATATATTctgtggtatatatatatatatataaacaaaaaatagttactaGCTTTTTCTTTCAGAGTttagttgatataaataattataaattatgttttattttttttaaaaaaaaaaatagtataatatacttaacaagaatttacttatttaatatatatatatatatatagagtttgttttacttatttataattaaagtatgattgattttatatattttatgaattattgctaaacaaaaatttgcttatttaatatatatatatatagagtttgttttacatttatttataattaaagtatgattgattttatatattttatgaattattgctaaacaaaaaatttacttatatatatacattttattataattataattttaataatgtgaacaatgttacaaattataattttagtaagtacAGATTAGATAATGccccttttttaaattttatttggtgtgaattataaacttgaaaagtggtacaaattattttttttagatgtggTGTAAATGagatatagtttttacattaccttttttatatttaaaataaaaaaataaacgaataaatatttacctataatttcagaattataaaatggaaTCTCCTCAAATCGTTTACCTCCGATCTTTGATTGAAGAATTACATTTGAAAGTTTTAGAAAACCAAAAAAGTGTTGATCAAGatgaagaaagaaaaaaaatagatataagagctttaaataaaaaaattaataatttatataaaaaaaaataatagatctaGTTGAAATAGATAGGTTAAGAAAGGAAAAAAGGGACGTTTTAGAtgagtttaatttttcttattatattggtgaaaaatgtaatagacgTATACGTTATCGTtccacaattttaaataatcaactagaagatttaataaataaataaatttgtttaaataaatctattttttttaacctgatttatattatttcttttttttatacacctacttatatagaagtattactttgttcataatagcttttccaaaacataaaaaaaaaaaaatgtttttttttagaaaatggatTTACTTAACCATATCTTAATTGAAATTCATCGATTGGATGAAGAAATCGATGATAATGATGAGAAGGAAGTACAAAGTAAACATGAacaaagaaaaactataattttaatcaaaagaaaaattaaaatattaagatatgaaaaatacttagctaaaacacttttacaagatataaaaaaaataaaaatcttaaaagagaatataataaatttgagaaatgaaatattacttgttaataaatattatgatttgtatggTTATGTTAGATTTCGAAAACAGACGTTAGCTTATCATCTGCATAgcgattattgtacattattggatgatctaaatttattaacagaatctttttgtttgaatctaaaatgatttttttttttaaaaaaaaaactaagtactcattgtttatttaagaattttattattattatttttttttaaaaaatgtaaaacaaaaaaaaaacatacatttatatatatatatataaatttaatgtgtttttttttattatttcagtctCATTATgaacagaaatataataacaaaaaaacagcGTATGAACACGATTGGAAGTGGACTTATTGAAATAGAAAGATTTAGAAAAGGTTCAAAAACTTTCATAATTAAGAactgtgaaaattatatagattacaaattattttttaactatattttacatgagttaattttaaagttaagacAATCGTGTATTAAAACGtcgatcaaatttaatttacacgttGACGCTACTTACACACGTCCTATAACACATGATAAACAAGATGTGGCTTTTAAAACTTCGAATGTTTTAGCATGTAATTCATCCGATTTCGCTAGTTTGTTAAACataaagtttgataaaatattagctgAAGAATCTGAATTTATTGCTAAAGGTTCAGGATGGACACTTGTTTCAATAGATGGGTTACAGTTGAGAATCAATTTAGTAAATCCATTAAAAGGAGGTGCATATTTAGatttacctaaatttatacgagaaaaaaaggctattataaacgttaaaaataaagataaatactgttttaaatattctatactaaCCAAATATGATAAGCGTTCTAATAAATCACgatttaaccaaaaatattttgattttcttgaaaaaaagagtgggttagattttaaatgtattgatttcccaacaccaataaatcaaattaaaaaatttgaacgtttaaataatgtttcagttaatgtttatagtttaaataataaaggtactATTTTccctctatttataaataataaagaagaaaaaaatcattttgatttattttttgtcaataatcataaaacatcacattattgttatattaaagatttttcaagatttattagaagtcagaaaactaaaaattgttataaattaattatttgtaagaggtgttttacaacttttggaaataaaccATGTAAAAGTAAACTTTGGGGTGAAACAGGATTAactgaacataaaaaatttgtagtaagaataaattaggaaGACCGATAATGTTTGAAGaaggaaaagaaaataaattcatattttttaaaagttatgaaaaaaCTTCTAGAATaccatttgttatttatgctGACTTTTAATGCTCATTATATGACTGCTCCAGGCTTTGCTTTCGATTGTAACTAATACTACTATAACCTATACTAaggttaaattagaaaaattgactGATTATAAcatgcttttatattttgaatcctCAATCAGAGGGGGTATCTGTCAATCAGTTAAAAGATATGCTAAAGCAAACATACCAAACATTAAAGGTTTGAACTATAAtcctaataaatcaatttcatgGATTACATATCTTgattgtgtaaatttatatggaaAATCGATGTTAACTGAGCTACCTTTCAAAGATTTCGAATGGGTTGATGACTTGAACATAGATGTTACTAAAATTCCTGATGATTCAAAAGTCGGATATATATTAGAAGTTGATATTGATTATCCTGaatatttacatgaaaaacataatgatttcccgtttttacctttaaacgAATGTCCTCcaaattcaaaagttaaaaaattattaactactttatcatcaaaaaaaaaatatatattacaccataaaaatttaaaacaagcgATTGCTAATGgtcttaaattagtaaaaattcatCGAGCAATCAAATTTTCACAGAGTAAATGGATGGCCTCATATATCGAACTATGTACGAGAATGAGGAGAGAAgctaaaaatagatttgaaaaagatttttggaaattattaattaatagcgtttttggtaaatgtatggagaatgtTCGAACTAGAGTTTCTTTAAAACTGGTTACATCAGATAAACAAgcaaataaattgatgatgaaaaatacttttaaagataGAACTATATACTCTGAAAATCTTATGGCTATTCACCAACATAAGGAAACTATCAAATTCGATAAAGCAATTTATGTAGGGTCTGCAATTTTAGATGTCtcgaaaacatttatgtatgattttcattataatgtaatgaaaaataaatataataataaaatacgattattgtACTCGGATACAGATtctttggtatataatattcgaacatttaatttttttgatgatattagatatgatttatttccgtattttgatacatcaaACTATCCAAaagatcattattgttttagcgaaaatcataaaaatcaaccTGGTTGTTTTAAAGATGAAATgggaggaaaaattttaaaagaatttgtttcattaagaCCGAAATTATATGCTTACAAGACTGAAAACAACGACGAGGTTAAAAAAGCTAaaggtgtaaaaaaatatgtaattaatcaacatatgtattttaaaaattatatagaagtattaaatgCGTACATAAACCATATCTCTcttgataataaacaaacttgtagaaacatgaattttattcaatcgaataaacatattgttcattctaaaacaatgaataagcTTGTACTAAGTGGTAACGAtgataaacgttttataacaAACGATGGGATTAATTCACTAGCATacgaacattataaattaaaaaaataattattctaatattcactatgtttaagaaaatcgatattaagtatttctaaaaaatttaaattattatcatcagtaggtgttttttccacgctatctagtgataataattatttctaaattaaattattatcatcagtaggtgttttttccacgctatctagtgataataattatttctaaattaaattattatcatcagtaggtgttttttccacgctatctagtgataataattatttctaaaatttaaattattatcatcagtagATATCGTTCAAAGTGAAAGGAaaacattatatgaataactaaaataatttaatttaatactgttttttattattttttataaaaaggtaaaatatatataaaaaaaaattatttaataatatctttcgaTAATATCCATGAATTATGACTGGAATCAAAACCCATCCATTTAACAagcattttatctttaactttttttataatacgttcaaTTAGAAATGTGTTCGGAAAATCagtcaatttaatttcttgcTCATAAAAACCACctagaattatattgtttgatccATCCTTTAGCTGATAAGTTATTGGTTCTGtatgtaaaacttttgaaactgTGAAAATTTCTGTTGTCCAATTTGGTGTATAtcctttactaaatatatgcttttattttgatattcttactttatcattaattttaaattttggtttatataatgttttatttgtttgtatatttgatttgattttacttgtatttattctaGCTTCATATGGTGTACATTTAATTGATCTATgttttgtatgattataattataaataatttttgatattttgttataccaaTTCCATGTACCTGTTGCAGTAAaagttttgtatatattattttttagagtttGTATAACACGTTCTCCAATTGAACACTTGATAACGCTATACGTACTATaatgtctaattttattttttttcattaactgttgaaattgattattataaaattctgtaccattatctgtttgtaataattttggattagcttgttttaatatattaaacataccttTTGTACATTCTTttcctgttttatttttcaatgattctacCCATACATATTTCGtgtatgtatctataacaactaaaatatacttaaaaccaaGATTTTGTTTAGAATGAGATTGCATATCCATTAAATCAGCTTGCCAAAGGTCATCTTTAAATCGTGTTATTATACTACGTCTTGGAAATACTTTTCTTGCAGGTCGATGTAGCTCATTAGCTAAACCCTCTAATGTagacattaaactataatattcctCTCAcgtaatttttctataatagatatgatttcattatttacaccAGTATTACCAGCATTTTGGGACGatgttaaaagatttaatctaACAACTAATTCATTGGATCATCATAATACACTAATTGTGTATGAGGTAttacatctttatataaaCCAGATCCTTTCTTAACTGACGGTGATAAACTAAAGTTAAATAGCTGATCAGTTGGAGGTTcttcaaatttagaattaatcactgaagaagaaaaatcaaatggtTCATTTGACATGGCTGTATCATTAATATGTTTCTTCGTTTTGCGCCTGAGCTAgataaaaagttatcaaattcttttaattttaattgagaaggagttttaacttttgtgttatttattttcaatacttcctcatttaattgtttttcatcaattttcatTCGATCATATAGAGGTTTTACAACGTTCATCCATTTGAAATATCTTGAGGTTTTAGGTTTCCCGTCTgcctttaaataaactttacttgtttttagaatattaaaatatgattccaTATCTTCTATCGTCATATTTTTTGGTACTTTCTCACATAATAAAGACCAAAGTCCTTTAGTCCAAGGGTAGTAATTATCAAGCAAGCGTAAGTTACCATGATCAAAAGTGACAGGaatatctgatattttaagttgatcATTAACCGAATCATAATGCATGCCATACGATTTATCATACCGCTGTAATTTaggattagaaattaaaaaattatcgaacGATGAATTTGAGTCGTTTTCGCTATCTCCATCACTAGTGatcaaggtatttttttttttagtagtgtcagaaataaatgaagtgtttttttctggaattgaAGTCAATGGTTTGAGTAAAGGTATAAATGTTTCGCGAAAATAGTTATCAGAATCTATAACACCACGCttcatgttcattattttatgtttgatatttttttttgataatatcaaattttttaacaaaactttatctttattcattgaaaataatgaacttaATATATCTGTTTCCTTCAACTAAAGATAATACTATGTAGATTTTGTCtatattacaactatatttatatacttatttttttaataaaagtatgaaaaccaCATCTATATCTACCTTCATTCATTTCACgtgttttatcaataaccatAAATCCGTAATCACTATGATTCCAGCAGAAATGAGAAATTTTCCGAAATTCTGAGAAATCCATATCTGCTGATGAATGATCattgaatatatgttttaaatttgtatcatcctgttttagaattattaataaatttgaattatctcTTACCAGTTGCTTCggaattttagaatatgtttGTGCTAAATAGAATACAGAGCTAGCACCTGAATGTCTACACATTCCGAAATATTCTCTTATTATCGACTGCGGACCACATAAAACATCatcgaaaattattacaaattctttttagttaaattcggttttataactttatcagcgtctgaaaatataaaaatgttagcaccttttatatcatctatta is part of the Aphis gossypii isolate Hap1 unplaced genomic scaffold, ASM2018417v2 Contig00750, whole genome shotgun sequence genome and harbors:
- the LOC126555210 gene encoding uncharacterized protein LOC126555210 — translated: MNRNIITKKQRMNTIGSGLIEIERFRKGSKTFIIKNCENYIDYKLFFNYILHELILKLRQSCIKTSIKFNLHVDATYTRPITHDKQDVAFKTSNVLACNSSDFASLLNIKFDKILAEESEFIAKGSGWTLVSIDGLQLRINLVNPLKGGAYLDLPKFIREKKAIINVKNKDKYCFKYSILTKYDKRSNKSRFNQKYFDFLEKKSGLDFKCIDFPTPINQIKKFERLNNVSVNVYSLNNKGTIFPLFINNKEEKNHFDLFFVNNHKTSHYCYIKDFSRFIRSQKTKNCYKLIICKRCFTTFGNKPCKSKLWGETGLTEHKKFVVRIN